CCTCATTGTACAGTTCACCCCAGTTGTTCTCCACTGCCACTCAGTCCACCACAGTCTGCATCACATGAAACCCTAGTTTCACGCACAACCTTGATTCCCTCAAACCCTGCTATTCTGCCCCCGTTTCCTGTATAGCTGCCATGCCATCACATGCTCCACCACTGCCCACTGCATTAGAAttcagaaaccctaatttcaccGACCACTCATACCCCGACCCGTGCTCCCCGTCACGAGTCACCACCTCATGCTCAATCTCACCTGGTCCGCGGTCACTCAGCTCCTGTGCTTGTGTATCCAATTGGACCCTAGTGCACAACGTGGTCTGTCCTTTCGTTCGTTTTATCATCTCAACCGTCTTTACTCTACCATTGAACCTTTTGTTTTGTTCATATCAAACCTTTTGAATGTCCATGACAGGaacatcaaatatttcaaattgtAATTATTCATTTCgcctcttttttccttctttgagTAAAGAATTAGAGGTAGAATACCATGCCACGTCCATCCTCTGACATGAATATATTGTGGTATAGAATCTAATtacttatataataatatatacttATCTTCGTCTATTGCTTTTGTAATAACTTGATAGATAGATTGAATCATGTTGTCCTTGCTTCTGGTATTCTAAAGTTATCTCCCTCATTATGCATTAAGATATAAGACACAATGATATAtgtatttgaattattttagtCTTATCATTGTTTCCATTGTGTTTGTGggttataaaattaatagttttgGTTTTCTTTATGTCTTTTGATGCCTTTTTGTTGATTGAAGATTTTGAGGCCTATTCTCGTTTTCtgaaattttatttgatatttcacCAATCTTAGGAACTCCATGAAGTCAAGAGGAAAAGTTCAGCTCTTCAGATGCAGCAGTTTGTTGgggaagaaaaaaatgatttgtTGGATTATTTAAGATCATTGCAACCTGAGAAGGTGAGGCTTCCATTATTCCATATACTAACTAACAACTGTTAACTATGAACTAGTGCATGTTTTGCTTCGATTACTTTCGAAGGATAGTGAACTAAATTAGTTTTGATAAATTGCATATCAATGGCCGTCATAGCTTTAATATCTCCAGCAAGCAACTCATTCCACCTCATTGAAGACTTTATAGTTTCTATCACTTTTCAACCTTTTTTGTTGGCTAGTAGTTCGTTTATGCTTCCAATGCATGCCTTTTCTTTTATGTATCAGAATCAAGTGTATGTTGGCCTACAGTAAAGTTTAATGTATTTATACCTTCGTACTTGATCATTAGTATCATTTTAGAGAGAAAAATTAATCTTGGGAGAGAGAAATACATTTTAGAGATCTTCTAATGTAAATTTATTGCTTGCTTGCATAATATTGTCAAAAAGCTATATACCCCCCACTTTTTAAATAGAAGAAAGACAGGCTTCATAAAGTATTTTCATGGTTGCTTTCATcattcttttttccttttctttcttctcttgATGTTATATGTGCTTGCCCCATCTTGGTAATGAACAGGTAGCAGAGTTATCAGAACCAACGTCGCCTGAACTAAAAGATACAATGCATTCAGTAGTACATGGTCTATTGGCTACGCTTTCTCCAAAGATGCACTCAAAAGGCCCTGATCTGGCTAACAACACTACTATAGGAACCGTAGATAGTGTAGTCGAAGGAGATTGCATTGACCTTGTCGAGAACACCTCTCTTCAGTTTCAGCCTCTTGTCTCATTGCCACGTGATTACCTCGCTCGTTTACTATTCTGGTAAGTACATATTTTCTACCTGTTCCTACTTCCACATCAAGACATTAAAATCCAAAGGACATATACACTTGTTTGTTTTCATTTATTTACATGAATGGATTCTTTGTTATATACAACCCCCGCACTGTTTCAGGTTGAATATTGGGAGAGCTTTTCGACCATGATTTCACTCCTATCCATTTCTCATTTTCAAAAGCAGACATGTTCATGAATCTTACTAATTGAAAATATGATAGACCTGAACAAGAGATGGTGTTTGTTTATGGGAAGTAACAATAGGAATGTGATATGTGTGTTTTTAGGTGCATGCTGCTGGGACATTACTTGAGGGGCTTAGAATACCGACTCCAACTTGTGGAGCTCCTTTCATTACCAAACGACACTTCCAGTGGCCAACACTTTGTTTAAAGAGATATCAACAGTTGTCAGCCGTCCCATCTTTCAAGATGCCTGCAAATCAGCACGTGATTTCTGGTGGAAACCTCGTTGATCAAAAAAAAGATATCTACAATAACTGTCTTCAATATTTTCTTCATGTCTCTGTATATGTCATTATGTAAATCATCTTCTTTTGTATCGAACCCTTGGGTGGATTCAACATCTCAATTCTCAAGTGTAAAAGACTGAATAATATCAAAGTAGGGGTTTTGTTTACTTCAAGTTCTAGCTACAGAATCTTCAACCCCTTAACTTCGCAAGTTAAAAAACGTCGATTTTGTAACTAATGAAACTATGAAGCGCTTTTAATGCATTGCTTCCGAACCAGTAAAATAAAATCTCTATGAATCCGCTTATCATACGTGTAAATTGAAAATTTCCCCTTTGAGCATCTCCGATAagaatagcccagtcatagtccagccacaaactcctcatgccacatcatcagcactaaaactccTCATTTcatatcatcaggacaagcaactggacaaacaatagcccagccatagctcagccacaataaacaaaattattaaaaacaaataattaacaatcacacaaaatacgaaattaaatttacgacacagatacgggaaaattcaataataatattaaaaatttaaaaagtacattaatttaaaaaattacattaattaaaaaaaatctaacgacgtgcagtcctctgcgcccacaactcttcaattaaatccttttggagtcgaatatgagcatccacttggcgcatgccggcatgtgccttgaggcggccgacttcatcagcatcgtcattggcccaactagtcagttgtacaccttcatcttcaacaatcatgttgtgcaggataatacaggcgtacattaaaACAAGTGATGCGAATGAAAATAACGTGCaaattgttggatattttagtgtaattggattaacttgattgatcaatatgatcataatgagacatcaaataagttggaagtgcggagtgtacacttatttgaattcgttatgattagacgggggttcgagggcagcgcccccgagtagcggggtccaaggggcagcgCCCCTTCTGGGGTCGAAACGTAATTTCCAAAAGTTGAAGGACTAATTTGCAATATTTTGAGatcgaaatataaatatacagatcgcgtatatatagtgtttcgaaaaattaaaaaaatatatgctggccgatcgctcgccgatcgggagcctgcaatggcggccagccgatcggcgagcgcccgAGGaccggcgtgcgctcgccgtttttctcgccgatttggcgctcaccagctgcaatggttcggcgagcggaccggcgagcaccagggatcggctagccggtgggctcgccgccattgcggatgctcttatgaaaACTATGAATTTGCTTATCATACAttggaatttaaaatttgtaacGAAATCAcgaatttattcaataaaataatcagTCCATGAAAgagttttggaaaaaaaaagtactagcAAAATCTtatatcaaattttttttatggaacGCGACAGaactttacaattttttttatacagtAAGGCTAAATTAAAGAATAAATTTTGGCAAAACACCTCCTTAAGTACTTGTACTTTGATTGTTTATTTGAATAGATCCTTATACAATTTTTCCGTTTTAGTAACTCCAACttttatattcgatatattTTAATTCCTATTTAACGGAACCGTTAACTTTTCGGTTATAAAATAAcacattatatattaattatttaaatatattccaCCTAATATCCTAATTGGAAAATATTAGCATAACTTGAAGAAAGAAATCaaacaagaaaaaataaaagaaaaaaaacaaaaaaaaagacctCGGAAATAGtaaaacttaaaataaatatttataactttttttcttgtttttatctttttcttcatgttatgttgatattttccaactaggatattaggtggaatatatttaaatatttaatatatgatGTGTTATTATTGTTATGAATGTTTTTCACCTTTGTTTAAATCAACAATGAAATATACTATCCGATACTCGTCCGAGTGACTATGCTTTGCCTGAAGCGACGTCGTTTGCTCTGTCTCCATCATCCTCGACCTCGACTCAGTCACTCCGCCTCTTCAAATAACCCCACAAGCGACCTCTCCCGCCTGCTGCAGGGCCCCATCCCTCGCGCTCACCTTCTCCAAGTTCACGCTCGCGTCTTCCTCCTCCACGCACACCAGAACGACCTCATCGCCACTCGTCTCATCGGCCGCTACCCCTCCAATTCCGCTCTCAAAGTCTTCAATCATCTGCGGAACCCTAATATCTTCCCCTTCAACGCCATCATCAGAGTGTTAGCCGAGGAGGGTTTTTCCTCGAACGCTTTTGTTATGTATAAACAGCTGAAATTCCGCCAAATTTCGCCCAATGATTTGACATTTTCATTTCTATTCAAGGCGTGTTCTAGAGGCGCTATCGGTGGGGATACTGTTAAGCTAGTGCATTCTGATGTCTTCAAATATGGTTTCATTTGTGATCCTTTAATCTGCAATGGACTGCTGATGGTTTACGCCAAGGCGGTGAAGGATTTGAGCTCTGCTCGCAAACTGTTCGATGAAATGCCTGACAGAAATTTGGTTTCTTGTTGGACTTCTTTGATTTCTGGGTATGCTAAGATTGGGTTGGCTGGTGATGCCTTGGAGCTTTTTGTGATTATGCTCAAGGAGAATTTGTGCCCTGAAAGTGATACTATGGTTAGTGTATTGTCTGCGTGTTCAAGCCTCACTGCTCATCAAGTTGAGAAATGGGTGAATTCATTGACACAGTTAGTAAAGAGTGCAGCTTGGAGTGATTTAGCCTGCGATTTTGTGAATACTGCACTCGTTTATTTGTATGGTAAATATGGAGATGTGGAAAATAGTAGAAATTCGTTTGATGAGATATCTGATGATGGAAAAAAGACTGTTCTTTGCTGGAATTCTATCGTAGGTGCTTATGTTCAAAATGGTTGTGCATTGGAGGCTTTGGACGTTTTCAAATCAATGATGGAGGACTATAACTGTCGTCCAAACCACGTAACCATGGTTAACGTGCTCTCTGCTTGTGCTGAGGTCGGTGATTTGGATCTTGGCTCGTGGGTTCATGAATACTTGAGGAGTGGAGGGCAGAAGGGTGTGCTATCATCAAATGTCAATCTTGCTACTGCATTGATTGATATGTATTCAAAATGTGGGGATTTGGACGGTGCAAGGGGGGTGTTTGAGCAGATGAGCATGAAGGATGTGGTCTCATTCAACGCCATGATCATTGGCCTTGCTGTCAATGGCAAGGGTGATGAGGCTCTCAGGCTTTACTCCAAGATGCAAGAGCTTTCTCTGCATCCTGATTCTGGAACTCTACTTGGAGTGTTGTGTGCGTGTAGCCACTCTGGTCTGTTAGATAAAGGGCGTGAAATTTTTGAAGGGATGCTCCGGAGCAATTCAGTTATCCCTAAATTGGAGCACTATGCTTGCTATGTTGATATCTTGGCCCGGTCTGGTCTCATTGATGAAGCACTTGGTGTGGTCGCCTCCATGCCTTTCGAACCTAACAACTTTGTGTGGGGCGCACTGCTTGCTGGCTGTGTGCTCCACAATAGGTTGGAGCTGGTTCAGGCTCTCTCCACTGATCTTGTCAAGGTTGATCCCATGAATTCTGCTGGTTACATTATGCTTTCCAACTCGTTTGCCTCAGATTGTCAATGGCGTCGTGTCATGAAAACGAGAGGGGTTATGAGGGAGAAAGGCGTCGCCAAGCAGCCAGGGTGTAGTTGGATCAAGATTGGTGGCATTGTGCACGAGTTTGTCGCTGGATCTGCATCGTGTTGTGAGTTTGAAAGTGTTCATCAAGTGTTGGAATCATTATTGAAAGAAATGAGACTGGTTGGTTCCTAGTCTTTGCCTTTTTCCTAGAATTTGGTGAAGCTTGTCGATGCAGAAAGAGGAGAGCCTCGTGTCAGATTGTCTGGAGATCGGAGCATGTGGTGATTTAAGATACCTTAAGATACCTTTATGTCAAATAGGCTAATGTGTTCATACTGCCTTAgaaatagtactataaattttttaaaaaaattatgcagCAAGTTTGATTGCTGCATTGCTTGCCCGTTTGGAATACaacacttaaaaaaaaaactagctatttattcaagtcctagtatctCGGTGAGATCGATATTgaaatacagttcgggaaccagtcagaagatctgtggtctagtactCGACGCCTTCACATGGAGAAGTAGCAAGCCAACTACGATTTTTTGGAGAATTAAGAAGGTATAATTCCTATTCagtagaaaagcatgttttaggtttcaattaatcttaaaacatgttttaattcaagttatgagcatgctacatgtgataattacgcgaatagattttgtctaaataatccgTTGAATTGATCGAAATTATTATGTGATTTATTTGTATGTGCTTCTGCTGCCAAGCCCTTcaaacaatactagcacctctagacattgatcaccactacccaagatatcaggattcttggattgcgaaaaatctgcactatttgataaatcaaagtggtgcataatcaatatcgtatgcccAATGTTATgccaacaatgattaagaaataacaatcactgagacctcgtctttcagtaaatagcaagaaagacttatctcaactgttagatccttcagtgttatactacaccagtgtcgtttatttcctaaggtaaggaaacatgcgaaCTGACACTtcaacctttcatgataggtagccaaagcctatctaagttgtgaaattttatttctcttttgcaaagaactgactgcgtcaccttctgtgaacgtcattcacgaccagtctactatgcagaagaattagacttgtttgcttcttatacatttaaatgtttgagaaacatcttataaatgcataagcaaacaccaatgcgataaaattacttcttctcatCTTAGGTTAAAaatggattgtagagtttattgtatacaagcaattgtATTCGtacaacatgctcgaaatatattttttcagtataccaatcctaacagtaGAAATGATGGGGAAGGGAGTATTTATaggagaaaaattgaaaaaaaaaatttgatttaaaaaaaattgaaaccggcggtttagggttgaaccgGTGGTTCAGTCCACAGTTTCTgaccaaaaccgccggtttctgatgaaaaatcggcggtttctgaccaCATCTATGCAACACTACACCTGAAAAGCATGCAAAGCCTAGGATCTAGCCGGAAAACCTACTTGAACCGTTGAACTGCTGGTTCGAACCGGCgaaccgacggttccggtttctcaaattcttgaacctgaaccgaaccgtCTGAACCGCTGAACCGTTTGCCAGTTCAAACCGCAGCGCCTGTTCCAGGTTACGAACCAgcagttcggttcggtttgtgcatgtctaATGTCATCGGCGTGTATTGCATGTGAATGGCTATGATTTTCCCCACTTTCCTAAAGATAGATGTCTCGTATATTAACTGCGTCAAATTAATGGTTTATCATGACATCGgtgaattaaaaataaactagTATAATAATGTAAACATAAATTCGGAAACAGATCTTAATCAGCTTTGGTCCGTGAATGTAAACATAAGCTGTTTTCGCAAAAACTATTTTAAACTATTGATTCCGTGTATATACAAGAACAATTATTTATAACGAGATGAATTAATATATGCGACTGTTATAAGGTTTCGTTAATTAGTAATTAGATTCACGCAATAGTGCGTAGACAAAACATAAATTGTACTTGGATTATGGTTATATATGAGATGGGTCAAATTGCTTATGCCCCACTTATCATTACAATAATTTGGTGTTTTTGGCCTTTTGTAGGAGTATATACTATGTTTTACTTAATTCGTAATCACATTTAGTAGACTGTA
This sequence is a window from Salvia splendens isolate huo1 chromosome 5, SspV2, whole genome shotgun sequence. Protein-coding genes within it:
- the LOC121805301 gene encoding pentatricopeptide repeat-containing protein At3g12770-like is translated as MLCLKRRRLLCLHHPRPRLSHSASSNNPTSDLSRLLQGPIPRAHLLQVHARVFLLHAHQNDLIATRLIGRYPSNSALKVFNHLRNPNIFPFNAIIRVLAEEGFSSNAFVMYKQLKFRQISPNDLTFSFLFKACSRGAIGGDTVKLVHSDVFKYGFICDPLICNGLLMVYAKAVKDLSSARKLFDEMPDRNLVSCWTSLISGYAKIGLAGDALELFVIMLKENLCPESDTMVSVLSACSSLTAHQVEKWVNSLTQLVKSAAWSDLACDFVNTALVYLYGKYGDVENSRNSFDEISDDGKKTVLCWNSIVGAYVQNGCALEALDVFKSMMEDYNCRPNHVTMVNVLSACAEVGDLDLGSWVHEYLRSGGQKGVLSSNVNLATALIDMYSKCGDLDGARGVFEQMSMKDVVSFNAMIIGLAVNGKGDEALRLYSKMQELSLHPDSGTLLGVLCACSHSGLLDKGREIFEGMLRSNSVIPKLEHYACYVDILARSGLIDEALGVVASMPFEPNNFVWGALLAGCVLHNRLELVQALSTDLVKVDPMNSAGYIMLSNSFASDCQWRRVMKTRGVMREKGVAKQPGCSWIKIGGIVHEFVAGSASCCEFESVHQVLESLLKEMRLVGS